The following DNA comes from Brassica oleracea var. oleracea cultivar TO1000 chromosome C5, BOL, whole genome shotgun sequence.
TGCGCCTCCACCGTCAAAGAAACGGCGATTCGACGAGGAAGTTAACAGAGTAGCAGAGATTGTTCTCGTCTTATCTGCACTACGGAGGATCCGAGGAGGCAAACCCCCGACGGAATTGGAGCTTGAGCTAATGGTTGAAGCTAAATCGAAACTGGTAGACATGTGTCAAGAGTTTTCTCCAAAGGATATCATCGGTAGGGATGCTATCGGAGCTGTGATTGAAGATCTGGGTTTGAATGGTAAGCTCAAGGATCAGAGATTAGGGTTCCGAGCTCCTAAGTTAACCATATCCGAGAAGCTATCTCTTGGCAAGAGAAAGGTTTGTTCTTTTTGCTTAGAATTGATTGATTGGAATCAAAAATGTTGCCTCCTTGATCTGATTGTTACTTTGATAGATTAAAGTCTCGTTTTTTTATCTAATACGATATGTTTTTTTTTGTCATTAATGTGTCTTTTTAGATGGAAGATGCGAAGAAGAACTCACTAGTTCCCACTACCTATACATCTCCAGCTCATTTAACTCCTGGTATGACTATGCTTATACAACTATCTTACTAATTGTCTCAGCTCTCATGACAATCTTTTTCATTGTATATATTTTTTTTTTGTTTGCAGCAAATAGTGTTTCTATGGGACATCAGTGGGTTAATAGCGAAATGAAGGTATCTGGTAGTGCTCTTAATGCAGGTGGAACCCATTTCGTTAAGGATGCATCAGGGATTAGACCACAGTTTAAGCCGGATGTGCATGCCAGTGCTTCACAGGGACCAGGTAAGTTGACCTTCCTTACGTACATTCTTTCTGTCCCCATATTATTTTCCAAGTTATTATCAGCTGGTTTTTTTTGGGTCATTTGGTTGATTTGATATGGCTTAATAGTATACATTAGAAGTTCACAAACTTACCCATTTTTTGGTTTTGAAGTTATCACCAGACCTTCCGGTTTTTCAGTATGCTCTTTTTAGGTTTTGTCTTTAAGAAGTTTACAGGTGCTTTATTATGCCTTTGCATATCCTCTCTGATTCTGTGTATCGTTTCTGTTGTGCTCTTTGAAACGTCTGTTAGGTTTCATTTTGTGTCTATTTTGAGTGTTATGGTCATATTTTTTTGGTTCATTGTGGACAAGTGTATCTCTAAACTATTACTTCTTCTTGTAAACCAGCAGTTCCTGGTGGAAATTATTATGGGAATACTGCATCTTGGTCTGCCCAACCTCATCCCAGTTCCTCCACCATATCATTTGGAACTCCATCAGAGTGCAAAGTTCACGTTCCGAGCTCTTCAAGAGTCACAGATCCGAGCTTTAGACCCTTCATGTCTCAACCTCAGCCAGGTGCATTCCCAGGCATGAAAGGAGTGACTTATGGTCAGACCTCTTCACCTTTTGGAAACAACCACCATGCTGAAATCGCTAAGATTATCCACAAGGTACTGCAACCGAGGGCTAAACAAAACCTCTTGTGGAATCCACCTTCAAGAGAGTATATGAGTAAAGCAATGACATGCCAGATGTGCCAAGGAACCATCAACGAAGTGGAGACGCTGCTGATTTGTGATGCCTGTGAAAAGGGATATCACTTGAAATGTCTACAAGCTAACAATATCAAAGGTGTTCCCAAATCTGAATGGCATTGCTCAAGATGTGTGCAGTTGTACAGTGGCAAGTCTTTTCCTCCTAAATATGGTCGCGTTATGAGAAGCGCCACTACAGCAAAAATGTCTTCTACGACAGCTGAAGTTCAGTCACCCAAGATGGTTGGTAAAATTAATCTAAAGGTTAATAAAGAGGCAACGCCACATTCTGAGACAGCAAAACCAACTGTAGATTCAGCTACAGATCGAACAGTTGAAGCTGAAGGTGCAGAAGCTGGAAGTCAAACAGTTAAAGCTGAAGATGCAGCAGCTATAAGTCAAACGGTTGAAGCTGAAGATGCATCTATGAATGAAGGAGATGATACTAATGATGAATCACAAGGTTCTGTAGGAAATGAAGCTGAGTGCGATGATCCTTTAGAACAGGTACCTCACTCAGAGACTCCTAATCCTCCAAAACAAGATAACAAAGAAGATCCAAGCAAAGGTGTTACTGAAGGATCTGTTTCACCGAGTGGCCAAGATAAAGGCCTGAAGATCACTGTAGAACCATCATCACAAGAGGAGAATTCAGCATCTCAGACAGAGAACTTACCATCCCAGCCTCCTCCTTTGCAGCCCAACACAGATCAATCCCAGCAAGAGAACAACACAACACCAAATGTTGAAGAGGCTTTACAGAAGAATGTCACAGAAAATCCAGAGGAAAACTGAAGCTGTGAATGGAATGGTTGAGACTCTTTGTTCTTCTAGTGTATCATAGTAAGTGATCGTAAGTGCTGATGTATCTACCCTAGGGTTGATTACTAGATCTTTGTTCCATGTTTCAAACTTTCTGAGCTAAACTAGTTATTGATTTAGGTATAATTTTGTAATTTAGCTTGAACTTTTTTTAAATAAGTAGTTTATTTAATTTTGAATCTACTTTACAATAACATGAACTCTGTAACAATAACAACAAATTGATTTACAGTGAAGGAAAAAAATAGAATTTGAAGGTGATGCAGTGTTAAAAACATTCTTGATAATCTCATAAAAGAAATTTAAGAAATGCCAATGGTATTACCAAGAAGCCAGAGAACAAGAGAGAGTTCAAGTCCGAAAATTGTATGAAGTGTACGTACCTCTTTGTTTTTTTGAACAACAAGAGCAGGAATCAAATGTACGTACCTCTATCAAATGTAAATACAGTGATTCCTGCTCCGTTATTCTCAAAATAACTCACTACATAAAGAAAGAAAAAACAATCCAACCAGTCATAATAAGTATCAAGTAGAGACCAGTAAGATAGAAAAGCATTGCAGAAGACTTTTGGTCTATTGTTTACCTAGAGCTTGTCGTTTTTGGAAAGAGATTGTACTGAAAGCATAAGCAGAAATGTGATAAGCTGGATAAGGTTTATGTGAGAAGAAGGAGCCGTAGGAGTTTAAAGGATTTGACTTGGCAGATTTAAATCAATAGGATACTCTTTTTGAGTTAGAGTCTTTCTAATTCTTTTTGTAATTCGAATTCGAAATATTTTTGGAATTTGGATTGAGACGTTAGACTTCAGGAGCGATTTCTCGAAGGGCAATTCTTTCAAATACACATTTTTAAGTTTTTGTCACAAAAATAGATTCAAAAATTAAAATGACCAAAATAACATTTTTTATTTCGAAAATTTTAATTTTTAAAATTTGAAATCCTATACCCCACCTCTTAACTCTAAACCCTAATATCGATTAATTAACCCTATGGGTGTAAGTGTATATTTAGATAAAACATTTAAGTTTATTTTGGTCATTTTTATTCTTAAGTTCTTTTTTTCAGTTCAGATTCCAAAAGTGTAATTTGATTCTTGCTTATTATATTATATACGAGGTTTGGATTGAGTTTGGTTGCGATTACATTGAAGTTTATATACTTAGCAAAACTCTATCAATTGGTGCGTGAGCTCGGTGATTCTTCGCGATGGTGTTGTTGGAAGATGCTAATGGACCCCGTCGATAACACGATTATCATCGGTGGTTCGAATCCTTAATCGATTGGAGTTGCATGTGATGTGAAAAAGGTATAACAATCGTGGACTCTTCATAGCCATTGGTTCAGGTACCTACCTTGGATCCTCGGAATGAGTTAGGAACAGATGAGCTAGGTTTTCAAAATGTTTCGAATGTGTTTTATAATCAAGATACTTTGTTGAAAAAGATTGAATTACCTATATTCGATGGATCTGTGCCGCGAGTGGAGAGATATTTTAGGGCAGCTTAGTACAACGATTGACAGAAACTGGAGCTTGTAGCTCTTAGCTTAACTGGACCAGTATGGAACTGGTATTCTTGGGAGTTTAAAGTGAAAACTTTTGAAAGATGGATTCAGTTTATGAAAAAGGATGTTAGAAAGGTTTTCTGTATCAATTGACGATGAACTACGCAATAAATTCGATTCTGTGCGTTGAGACAAACTGAATCAATTCAAGCTTATGTGAGAGTTTGAGGAGTTTATTAAATCTGGTGAAAGGTAGGAAAGTATTCTTATATGCTCCTATTAGAAAAAAATTATTCTCACTACTCCACCATTTTTTTCACTACCCCACTATTTTTCTCTCTCTCTTATTACCCTTTCTTTTTATATTAGTTTTTATTTATTCAGCGGATCCCAAATCCCTCTTTCTTACTCGCGGACCCCACGTCCCTCTCTTCTTCACCCCATTTTGTTTTATTATTTTAATCTTATGCGGACCCCACGTCTCTCTCTTGCTCACCCCACTTTGTTTCATTATTTTAATCTCAGGTGAGGACCTCTATCTCATAAAGCTGATGCATTAACCAGAATCCTAGGATTCCCACTCCTAAACGCTTTCTCTCCCCTTAACACGTGTCTATCTTTTTTTTATTCTCTAACAATATTCAACATTTCTTTATGAGTTCCATTTGGTGATTTCGAAAGTGATTATTAAAGTAATTTGGAACGTTTTTTCATAATTTTTTTTTGTAGGAATGTATTATTTACATTGTATGTATTAAGAGTAACAAAAATATCAAAGATTTGAGTCATTTTTGGCAATTTTCCTAGATTGGTTAATCCTAAAGGTATAAATGTTTTTTTACCATTCTTTAATACCATTCTTTAAAAGTAAGGGTATTAAAGAAGGGTAAAAGTGGTTAGTGTAAACATGAAAAGTGTTACTATGAATGTGGTATTTATGTCAATTTGCCATTAAAAAATTAAGCAACAAACATTTTCTTTGAGTCATTTTTAGCAATTTTCCTTTTTTATTTTCAGAAAAAAATAACATTTTAAAAAAACCAGTTTTTGTAAAAAAACATTCCAAATTTATTGTAGGAAACGATTTTTATTTTTAAAAAAAATCTAAGAAGACCTTCTTGAATATGTATGATATGTTTAGGAATCTGAGTATATGAATACCTTCCTAAATTTGTATGATATCTTCGTGAATTTGAGTTTTTTTTTAAACTTCCTGATAAATATAATATTTTACTAAGAAGATATAGATATATATATATATATATATATATATATATATATAATATTTTCATAAAATGTAGAATATTTTTCATAAATTTGTATTAAAAATACATTTTTAAATGTGATTTAAGAAGACTTTCATGAATATACCTTTATGAATATCTTATTGAATTTTAATTATATATATATATATATATATATATNNNNNNNNNNNNNNNNNNNNNNNNNNNNNNNNNNNNNNNNNNNNNNNNNNNNNNNNNNNNNNNNNNNNNNNNNNNNNNNNNNNNNNNNNNNNNNNNNNNNNNNNNNNNNNNNNNNNNNNNNNNNNNNNNNNNNNNNNNNNNNNNNNNNNNNNNNNNNNNNNNNNNNNNNNNNNNNNNNNNNNNNNNNNNNNNNNNNNNNNNNNNNNNNNNNNNNNNNNNNNNNNNNNNNNNNNNNNNNNNNNNNNNNNNNNNNNNNNNNNNNNNNNNNNNNNNNNNNNNNNNNNNNNNNNNNNNNNNNNNNNNNNNNNNNNNNNNNNNNNNNNNNNNNNNNNNNNNNNNNNNNNNNNNNNNNNNNNNNNNNNNNNNNNNNNNNNNNNNNNNNNNNNNNNNNNNNNNNNNNNNNNNNNNNNNNNNNNNNNNNNNNNNNNNNNNNNNNNNNNNNNNNNNNNNNNNNNNNNNNNNNNNNNNNNNNNNNNNNNNNNNNNNNNNNNNNNNNNNNNNNNNNNNNNNNNNNNNNNNNNNNNNNNNNNNNNNNNNNNNNNNNNNNNNNNNNNNNNNNNNNNNNNNNNNNNNNNNNNNNNNNNNNNNNNNNNNNNNNNNNNNNNNNNNNNNNNNNNNNNNNNNNNNNNNNNNNNNNNNNNNNNNNNNNNNNNNNNNNNNNNNNNNNNNNNNNNNNNNNNNNNNNNNNNNNNNNNNNNNNNNNNNNNNNNNNNNNNNNNNNNNNNNNNNNNNNNNNNNNNNNNNNNNNNNNNNNNNNNNNNNNNNNNNNNNNNNNNNNNNNNNNNNNNNNNNNNNNNNNNNNNNNNNNNNNNNNNNNNNNNNNNNNNNNNNNNNNNNNNNNNNNNNNNNNNNNNNNNNNNNNNNNNNNNNNNNNNNNNNNNNNNNNNNNNNNNNNNNNNNNNNNNNNNNNNNNNNNNNNNNNNNNNNNNNNNNNNNNNNNNNNNNNNNNNNNNNNNNNNNNNNNNNNNNNNNNNNNNNNNNNNNNNNNNNNNNNNNNNNNNNNNNNNNNNNNNNNNNNNNNNNNNNNNNNNNNNNNNNNNNNNNNNNNNNNNNNNNNNNNNNNNNNNNNNNNNNNNNNNNNNNNNNNNNNNNNNNNNNNNNNNNNGATTAATTATATGATAACACATATTTTTGTAACATATGATGACACATATAAGATATATAATAGTGATTAGGGGTGGGCGTTCGGGTTCGTTTTCGGGTCTATTTGGAACTTCGTGTTCGGTTCAGATCTTTGAGGATCCAGTTCGGATTTGGATAACTAATTTAAATTGGTTTGGTTTAAATATTTGGATCGATAATTAATAATTATTTATGTATTTTTGGAGTTTTGAATATATTTTAACTATTTTAGATATTTACGGTTGATTATTTGTATATATTTTCAAGTATTTAAACGAACTTAAAAGTATCATATATATTATGGACGTTTTTATATATATTAAATCTAAAAATAATTAATATATATAAGTATATAAATCTATTTTGGATACCCAAAATATTTCAGTTCGGAACAGATTAGGTTCAGTTCTTCAAATACCAAAATTTTGAATAATTCGGATATTTAATCAATTTTGGTTCGGATTTGGTTCTACTTTTTCGGATTGGGATCGGTTCGATTCTTCGAATTCGAGTTTTTTTTCCAACCCTAAATAGTGACATAAAAACAAATAGAATCATATTTTTTTTTAAAATACACCCGCGGGCGCGGAGGTCAAAATCTAGTATATATTTATAAATGAAGATATAATTGTCGCTTAACCTTTATGTAAAACCTATTTTGGTCACTTTTCCATATGTAGGCTATTTTTAAATAAAAAACTATAAAAAATATATTTAGGAGATTTGCCCTATATATTATTATGAAAATTATTCTTAAAATGGTCAAAAAAATATCCACTTCGAAACTTGAGTCTCCCATCAAATACCAAATATAGTTGTAAAACAAGTTCTTTAAAAGTTATAAGAGTACAAAAGCTAGGGACTAGATAAATGATAATCATATTGACAAAAAAAAGAGAAATGATAATCATAAGTTTCTTCCACACTATGCAGATGAACGCTTTCACCTCTTCAACCGCAACTTCCCAATAAAAAATCTCTTCTTTATGAAGTTGAGCCTTGCTCAAAGTCAGGCTTTCGTTGCCCGCGAATTGGAGTAGGCGGCCTCTCTCTGTCCACCTATAAAACAATATTTAAACTCAGCAACAGAAACATGTTTTTTTTGGTAAAAATGTTAAATTTTATACCAAACTTTTAAATTTGTGAAAAAAATACAGAGATAACTGGTAGCAGAAAGAAAAATAAATCTAAACAACAACCTAAACATGTTTCATGATATGATCTATATAATACATTTCGACATGGTAAAGAAAAACTATTCTGGTCCAGAAGGTCTTACCTCAATCCATGCTTTGTCCGGAACGTTTTCTGAAGGTGAGATGGGAGGCGGAAGAGGATGAATCAACTTAGGAACAACGTCTAAATTTCTACCAATAACTAATATTGCTACAGCATTTTTGAACTTTCCTGTTTACCACAATACCAAAATATTTTTTTTTCTTTTTCTTACCCTAGTGCAAAGAGAGACTAATACATTTTCAAAAGGATGTTTGTATTGTTTTCAATATATAAAACCAAAAATACTTACCGCAGTAGTTTGTAGCAGAAAAAACAGTAATGAGCTTTCCTTGTGCAAATCTTTCGAAACCATCAAGTACACACTCGTGCCCTCTTATAATCATATCTATATCATTACTCTCACAAAATGCATTGACCCTATCAGGCTGCATATATATATATATAAGACACCATGCCTTATTAGTTTCCGAGAGCTTGAAATGTTATCTAAAGAAAAGAAAGAATTTTTACCCCAAAAGAGACAACATGGGGCCCTCTTTCATTTACTCCTATGCCTAAAATGCTATCATGCGCTGTAGGATCAGATCTGTTTATATGTAGAAGACAGAAGCTTGGAAAATAAGTAAGAATTAGTAGAAAAGTGGATGTTTTTTTATTTTACCATAATAAGTCTTTGACAACTTTGTAATTATATTCGCAATCCATATCAACGGGCCTCTTGATATTTGTAATCTGTTTCATTGTGAATACTGAGGAACCAATCCCACCGTGTACACAGAAAATTTTCTTCTCGATTAGGGCAGCAAGGGGAAGATGACTGAAAAAATCATTAATCAATTTAAATGCACGATTCCCATCGTTACACTCCTGGTGGTTTACAGAGAAAAAGATTATCATTACTTCATTAGCCAAGAACAAGTAGAAAATATATATTCTGTGAACAGATTGACAGACACGTACTATTCTTTCTATGCATTCATCTAGGAAGCCATACACTGTATTCGTCGCTTCAGCCTCATGATTTCCACGGATCAAATGGATGTTCTTCGGATATTCAACCTGCACAAAAGACACATATACGTACGTATCTTCGAAGATGAAAACAAAATAATAAAAAGCTATTATCAATATCAATATAGATGATGTATATAGACTATCTCTCGCCTTCAAAGCAAGCAGCAATATGGTCTCTAAGCTGTGTTTTCCTCGGTCAACATAATCTCCCAAAAATAAATAATCAATATACCTGAAGGCACATTATATATTATAAACAATTGTTCAGTGACTAGTCATGGGCATAATGACTTAGAAAGACATCTTTGGTATTGAACTTACGAGATATCTCCTTGCCTTGAAGGATATCCATACTCGTAAAATAGCCGCATCAGATCACCGAATTGACCATGGAGATCTCCAAAGACTTTAATTGGAGCATATAGTTGCAACACTGTTGGCTCTTGCTCGATGATTTGCTTCGCAGCGAAGCACAGCTCAGCCAATTCATGGAAGCTCAAAAAGAACTTTCTATCGACAGGAGGTTCCCAAGTTTGAGGTCTTAACAACGTTGAGATGACCTAGACATCAACCAAGTAAGTGCATGAAGTATGTGAAGATGTAGAGAATTTGTTTTTTTTTTCAAACCTTGTTAACCAAGTCATGTAACTTCTCTTTGGAGAAATTTGGCTTATAACCATCGTTCATGTCACTCGCAGGCGGCCATGGAGTGTTTGGCGATCTACCCAATAAACTATAAAAGAGGGATTTTTAAAGTCAGATTATGCATAGACTAAAAGGGTGTAAGAAGTTCAGATATATGACCTCCACAAAAAGGATGGGACTGTTGGTCCAGAACTTAAAAGTTCTCCAGAGATTAGTAAATCGTCGAGTAATACACCTACACAAAAAAATGGTAAAGAAAATGAAAGCTGCAAAATTACCAGTGCTTAGGTATATGCGAAAAAAGTCAAAATAATTACCTTCTCTAATCCCACCATACACATATATGCGGCTGCCAACCGATGCAGCAGCATGGAGACTACGTCGCATAACTTCTTTAGAAGTATCAAAATAATTACCTTCTCTAATCCCACCATACACATATATGCGGCTGCCAACCGATGCAGCAGCATGGAGACTACGTCGCATAACTTCATTAGAAGTATCAACCCATACACCAGTAGAAGTATCAAGCACTACAAAGAAACAAAGAAAGTATCATCCATACTTTTTTGCATTCCATAAATGAAGGAGAACTCAACACTTAACCATTGGTTAAAGCTCCAAAAACAAATTGGGAAACAAATACACAAAAGCAAAACGTCACATGAAATATAAAAACTAGTTAGATATTACCTGAAACAGCTTCTTCAGCATCGACTAGGCGAGTATTACTCAGCGCACCCCCAAAGACATGCAATCGTAGATTTACAAAAACCTGTTAAAAAGAGACACACTACAAGAAAACACACCGAATTCCGACGGAGGTTCCGACGGACACCAAGGTCGTCGGACATTTGTGACGGAACACTGAAAAATTTCCGACCAAATCCAAAAAAATTAAGTCGTCGGAATTCCGTCGGCTATTTCCGACGGAATTCCGATGAAATATGGTTCGTCGGAATTTTCCAACGACTTTTCGACGACATTCCGATAAAAAATGTAACCGTTGTAGTCGTCGGAAGTTCGTCGGTATATTCCGACGAATTTCCGACGACATTCCGATTAACAGCAAAGTCGTCGGAATTCCGTCGGTATTTTCCGACGGAATTCCGACGAACCATATATATGACCGTTGTATAGCCGTTTGAGATTGGACAATACCGACGGAATTCCGACGGACTGCTTTACATCCGTCGGAATTTCGTCGGAAAGTCGTCGGAGGTCCGTAACCAATTTCCTATAAATACAACCCCTCCTCATTCAACTCATTCACACTTCATTCTCTCTTCATTCTCTTTAGTCATAACAATTCCGTGAAAATCATGTCTTCAGAAGTTTATTATCGTTCGTGGATGGATAAACCTCATTTGGATCCGAACACCAATTTGCTTACGGAAGAATACGTTCAAGGGATTGGAGAATTCATGAGGCTTGTTCAACAGCAACCGGATGCAAAAANNNNNNNNNNNNNNNNNNNNNNNNNNNNNNNNNNNNNNNNNNNNNNNNNNNNNNNNNNNNNNNNNNNNNNNNNNNNNNNNNNNNNNNNNNNNNNNNNNNNNNNNNNNNNNNNNNNNNNNNNNNNNNNNNNNNNNNNNNNNNNNNNNNNNNNNNNNNNNNNNNNNNNNNNNNNNNNNNNNNNNNNNNNNNNNNNNNNNNNNNNNNNNNNNNNNNNNNNNNNNNNNNNNNNNNNNNNNNNNNNNNNNNNNNNNNNNNNNNNNNNNNNNNNNNNNNNNNNNNNNNNNNNNNNNNNNNNNNNNNNNNNNNNNNNNNNNNNNNNNNNNNNNNNNNNNNNNNNNNNNNNNNNNNNNNNNNNNNNNNNNNNNNNNNNNNNNNNNNNNNNNNNNNNNNNNNNNNNNNNNNNNNNNNNNNNNNNNNNNNNNNNNNNNNNNNNNNNNNNNNNNNNNNNNNNNNNNNNNNNNNNNNNNNNNNNNNNNNNNNNNNNNNNNNNNNNNNNNNNNNNNNNNNNNNNNNNNNNNNNNNNNNNNNNNNNNNNNNNNNNNNNNNNNNNNNNNNNNNNNNNNNNNNNNNNNNNNNNNNNNNNNNNNNNNNNNNNNNNNNNNNNNNNNNNNNNNNNNNNNNNNNNNNNNNNNNNNNNNNNNNNNNNNNNNNNNNNNNNNNNNNNNNNNNNNNNNNNNNNNNNNNNNNNNNNNNNNNNNNNNNNNNNNNNNNNNNNNNNNNNNNNNNNNNNNNNNNNNNNNNNNNNNNNNNNNNNNNNNNNNNNNNNNNNNNNNNNNNNNNNNNNNNNNNNNNNNNNNNNNNNNNNNNNNNNNNNNNNNNNNNNNNNNNNNNNNNNNNNNNNNNNNNNNNNNNNNNNNNNNNNNNNNNNNNNNNNNNNNNNNNNNNNNNNNNNNNNNNNNNNNNNNNNNNNNNNNNNNNNNNNNNNNNNNNNNNNNNNNNNNNNNNNNNNNNNNNNNNNNNNNNNNNNNNNNNNNNNNNNNNNNNNNNNNNNNNNNNNNNNNNNNNNNNNNNNNNNNNNNNNNNNNNNNNNNNNNNNNNNNNNNNNNNNNNNNNNNNNNNNNNNNNNNNNNNNNNNNNNNNNNNNNNNNNNNNNNNNNNNNNNNNNNNNNNNNNNNNNNNNNNNNNNNNNNNNNNNNNNNNNNNNNNNNNNNNNNNNNNNNNNNNNNNNNNNNNNNNNNNNNNNNNNNNNNNNNNNNNNNNNNNNNNNNNNNNNNNNNNNNNNNNNNNNNNNNNNNNNNNNNNNNNNNNNNNNNNNNNNNNNNNNNNNNNNNNNNNNNNNNNNNNNNNNNNNNNNNNNNNNNNNNNNNNNNNNNNNNNNNNNNNNNNNNNNNNNNNNNNNNNNNNNNNNNNNNNNNNNNNNNNNNNNNNNNNNNNNNNNNNNNNNNNNNNNNNNNNNNNNNNNNNNNNNNNNNNNNNNNNNNNNNNNNNNNNNNNNNNNNNNNNNNNNNNNNNNNNNNNNNNNNNNNNNNNNNNNNNNNNNNNNNNNNNNNNNNNNNNNNNNNNNNNNNNNNNNNNNNNNNNNNNNNNNNNNNNNNNNNNNNNNNNNNNNNNNNNNNNNNNNNNNNNNNNNNNNNNNNNNNNNNNNNNNNNNNNNNNNNNNNNNNNNNNNNNNNNNNNNNNNNNNNNNNNNNNNNNNNNNNNNNNNNNNNNNNNNNNNNNNNNNNNNNNNNNNNNNNNNNNNNNNNNNNNNNNNNNNNNNNNNNNNNNNNNNNNNNNNNNNNNNNNNNNNNNNNNNNNNNNNNNNNNNNNNNNNNNNNNNNNNNNNNNNNNNNNNNNNNNNNNNNNNNNNNNNNNNNNNNNNNNNNNNNNNNNNNNNNNNNNNNNNNNNNNNNNNNNNNNNNNNNNNNNNNNNNNNNNNNNNNNNNNNNNNNNNNNNNNNNNNNNNNNNNNNNNNNNNNNNNNNNNNNNNNNNNNNNNNNNNNNNNNNNNNNNNNNNNNNNNNNNNNNNNNNNNNNNNNNNNNNNNNNNNNNNNNNNNNNNNNNNNNNNNNNNNNNNNNNNNNNNNNNNNNNNNNNNNNNNNNNNNNNNNNNNNNNNNNNNNNNNNNNNNNNNNNNNNNNNNNNNNNNNNNNNNNNNNNNNNNNNNNNNNNNNNNNNNNNNNNNNNNNNNNNNNNNNNNNNNNNNNNNNNNNNNNNNNNNNNNNNNNNNNNNNNNNNNNNNNNNNNNNNNNNNNNNNNNNNNNNNNNNNNNNNNNNNNNNNNNNNNNNNNNNNNNNNNNNNNNNNNNNNNNNNNNNNNNNNNNNNNNNNNNNNNNNNNNNNNNNNNNNNNNNNNNNNNNNNNNNNNNNNNNNNNNNNNNNNNNNNNNNNNNNNNNNNNNNNNNNNNNNNNNNNNNNNNNNNNNNNNNNNNNNNNNNNNNNNNNNNNNNNNNNNNNNNNNNNNNNNNNNNNNNNNNNNNNNNNNNNNNNNNNNNNNNNNNNNNNNNNNNNNNNNNNNNNNNNNNNNNNNNNNNNNNNNNNNNNNNNNNNNNNNNNNNNNNNNNNNNNNNNNNNNNNNNNNNNNNNNNNNNNNNNNNNNNNNNNNNNNNNNNNNNNNNNNNNNNNNNNNNNNNNNNNNNNNNNNNNNNNNNNNNNNNNNNNNNNNNNNNNNNNNNNNNNNNNNNNNNNNNNNNNNNNNNNNNNNNNNNNNNNNNNNNNNNNNNNNNNNNNNNNNNNNNNNNNNNNNNNNNNNNNNNNNNNNNNNNNNNN
Coding sequences within:
- the LOC106295767 gene encoding uncharacterized protein LOC106295767 isoform X1; its protein translation is MDAAATDVPTNLESVEVTSAVKQKRDAEESRDVEGEGESAPPPSKKRRFDEEVNRVAEIVLVLSALRRIRGGKPPTELELELMVEAKSKLVDMCQEFSPKDIIGRDAIGAVIEDLGLNGKLKDQRLGFRAPKLTISEKLSLGKRKMEDAKKNSLVPTTYTSPAHLTPANSVSMGHQWVNSEMKVSGSALNAGGTHFVKDASGIRPQFKPDVHASASQGPAVPGGNYYGNTASWSAQPHPSSSTISFGTPSECKVHVPSSSRVTDPSFRPFMSQPQPGAFPGMKGVTYGQTSSPFGNNHHAEIAKIIHKVLQPRAKQNLLWNPPSREYMSKAMTCQMCQGTINEVETLLICDACEKGYHLKCLQANNIKGVPKSEWHCSRCVQLYSGKSFPPKYGRVMRSATTAKMSSTTAEVQSPKMVGKINLKVNKEATPHSETAKPTVDSATDRTVEAEGAEAGSQTVKAEDAAAISQTVEAEDASMNEGDDTNDESQGSVGNEAECDDPLEQVPHSETPNPPKQDNKEDPSKGVTEGSVSPSGQDKGLKITVEPSSQEENSASQTENLPSQPPPLQPNTDQSQQENNTTPNVEEALQKNVTENPEEN
- the LOC106295767 gene encoding uncharacterized protein LOC106295767 isoform X2; the protein is MDAAATDVPTNLESVEVTSAVKQKRDAEESRDVEGEGESAPPPSKKRRFDEEVNRVAEIVLVLSALRRIRGGKPPTELELELMVEAKSKLVDMCQEFSPKDIIGRDAIGAVIEDLGLNGKLKDQRLGFRAPKLTISEKLSLGKRKMEDAKKNSLVPTTYTSPAHLTPANSVSMGHQWVNSEMKVSGSALNAGGTHFVKDASGIRPQFKPDVHASASQGPVPGGNYYGNTASWSAQPHPSSSTISFGTPSECKVHVPSSSRVTDPSFRPFMSQPQPGAFPGMKGVTYGQTSSPFGNNHHAEIAKIIHKVLQPRAKQNLLWNPPSREYMSKAMTCQMCQGTINEVETLLICDACEKGYHLKCLQANNIKGVPKSEWHCSRCVQLYSGKSFPPKYGRVMRSATTAKMSSTTAEVQSPKMVGKINLKVNKEATPHSETAKPTVDSATDRTVEAEGAEAGSQTVKAEDAAAISQTVEAEDASMNEGDDTNDESQGSVGNEAECDDPLEQVPHSETPNPPKQDNKEDPSKGVTEGSVSPSGQDKGLKITVEPSSQEENSASQTENLPSQPPPLQPNTDQSQQENNTTPNVEEALQKNVTENPEEN